A stretch of the Photobacterium toruni genome encodes the following:
- the hpf gene encoding ribosome hibernation promoting factor, with protein MQINITGHHVDVTDSLREYVSTKFEKLERFFDKINTVQVILNVEKLQQIAEATLHINSGEIHAKADSENMYAAIDELTDKLVRQLNKHKDKLNSH; from the coding sequence ATGCAAATCAATATTACCGGACACCATGTTGATGTAACCGATTCACTGCGGGAATATGTTAGTACTAAATTTGAAAAGTTAGAGCGTTTCTTCGACAAAATCAATACCGTTCAAGTGATCTTAAATGTCGAAAAGCTCCAACAAATTGCTGAAGCAACTCTGCATATTAATTCAGGCGAAATTCACGCGAAAGCTGACTCTGAAAATATGTATGCCGCGATTGACGAATTGACTGATAAACTAGTCCGTCAATTAAACAAACATAAAGATAAACTCAATAGTCACTAA
- the yjgA gene encoding ribosome biogenesis factor YjgA, whose product MSRKNKKAPWDEEEEIIWVSKSEMKRDMEELQKIGEALVELTPNALAKVPLDEEMMAAIKDAQRFSKEARRRQLQFIGKQMRHMDLEPIQAALDKLNNKHSQHTVALKKLEIKRDKLIENGDSMLNAILVDHPDADRQHLRQLMRQAAKEKAQEKPGKAYREIFQYLKSLYLAD is encoded by the coding sequence ATGAGCCGTAAAAATAAAAAAGCCCCTTGGGATGAAGAAGAAGAAATCATCTGGGTAAGTAAGTCCGAGATGAAACGCGACATGGAAGAGTTGCAGAAAATTGGTGAAGCGTTAGTTGAATTAACCCCCAACGCGCTAGCAAAAGTGCCATTAGATGAAGAAATGATGGCCGCAATTAAAGACGCACAACGCTTTAGTAAAGAAGCGCGTCGTCGTCAGTTGCAGTTTATTGGTAAGCAGATGCGTCATATGGATCTCGAGCCAATTCAAGCCGCACTCGACAAATTAAATAATAAGCACTCTCAGCACACTGTTGCCCTTAAGAAACTAGAAATTAAGCGTGACAAATTGATTGAGAACGGTGACAGCATGCTAAATGCAATTTTGGTTGATCATCCCGATGCTGATCGCCAACACCTACGCCAATTGATGCGTCAAGCAGCGAAAGAAAAAGCTCAAGAAAAGCCAGGTAAAGCATACCGTGAGATCTTTCAGTATCTGAAATCGCTCTACCTTGCTGATTAA
- the pmbA gene encoding metalloprotease PmbA, which yields MDVREQVAHQRVELEAAVAKALEVAGKQADAAEVAINKTTGISVSTRMCEVENVEFNSDGALGITVYRGNRKGSASTSDLSEAAIAQTVAAALDIANYTSEDPFAGPGPADLMARNIPDLDLFHPDEPEPDRAAAIAIAAEEAALAFDPRVKQSDGASYDSHYGVRVYGNSHGMLASYASSRHSISCCVISEGKDGNMERDYSYTTSRLASDMWTPERVGRHAAERTVSRIDPQKLTTREAPVMFAADIATGLFGHLVMGISGANLYRKSSFLLDKLGEQIFPEWLNISERPHILRGMASTPFDSEGLATYDREIITGGALQTYLLTSYAARKMNMQPTGHAGGIHNWLVSSTGESFEQMLKKMDRGLLVTELMGQGVNIITGDYSRGAAGFWVENGQIQYPVSEITIAGNLKDMMQNIVAIGSDTETRSQILTGSMLLDSMKIAGE from the coding sequence ATGGACGTAAGAGAACAGGTTGCTCATCAGCGTGTTGAACTTGAAGCCGCAGTAGCAAAAGCGCTTGAAGTTGCTGGTAAACAGGCTGATGCAGCCGAAGTAGCCATTAACAAAACAACAGGTATCAGTGTTTCAACTCGCATGTGTGAAGTTGAAAATGTTGAATTTAATAGTGATGGTGCGCTGGGCATTACGGTCTATCGCGGTAACCGTAAAGGCAGTGCATCAACATCAGATTTAAGTGAAGCGGCGATTGCTCAAACGGTTGCAGCAGCATTAGATATTGCCAATTACACCTCTGAAGATCCATTTGCAGGTCCTGGCCCTGCGGATCTTATGGCGCGTAATATTCCTGATTTGGATTTATTTCATCCTGATGAGCCTGAACCTGATCGTGCTGCTGCGATTGCGATTGCTGCCGAAGAAGCTGCGCTTGCGTTTGATCCACGAGTAAAACAAAGTGATGGTGCGAGTTATGATAGCCATTACGGTGTGCGTGTTTATGGTAACAGTCATGGCATGTTAGCCAGTTATGCTTCTAGTCGTCATAGCATCAGTTGTTGTGTGATCAGTGAAGGTAAAGATGGCAATATGGAGCGTGATTATAGCTATACGACGTCACGCTTAGCGTCTGATATGTGGACGCCAGAACGTGTGGGTCGTCATGCTGCAGAGCGTACTGTTAGCCGTATTGATCCGCAAAAACTGACGACGCGTGAAGCGCCGGTGATGTTTGCTGCCGATATTGCCACCGGATTATTTGGTCATTTAGTGATGGGGATCAGCGGCGCGAATTTATACCGTAAATCATCATTTTTACTGGATAAGCTTGGTGAGCAGATTTTCCCTGAATGGTTAAATATTAGTGAGCGTCCTCATATTCTACGTGGAATGGCAAGTACGCCGTTTGATAGTGAAGGTTTAGCGACTTATGATCGTGAAATTATCACCGGCGGCGCACTGCAAACATATCTGTTGACCAGCTATGCCGCACGTAAGATGAATATGCAGCCAACAGGTCATGCTGGTGGTATTCATAACTGGTTGGTGTCATCAACCGGTGAAAGCTTTGAGCAAATGCTGAAGAAGATGGATCGTGGTTTATTGGTGACAGAATTGATGGGCCAAGGGGTTAACATTATCACTGGTGATTACTCGCGTGGTGCTGCTGGCTTCTGGGTTGAGAATGGTCAAATTCAATACCCTGTCTCTGAAATTACCATTGCCGGTAACCTTAAAGATATGATGCAAAATATTGTTGCGATTGGTAGTGATACCGAAACCCGTAGTCAGATTCTAACGGGCTCAATGCTGTTAGATTCGATGAAAATTGCGGGTGAATAA
- the ptsN gene encoding PTS IIA-like nitrogen regulatory protein PtsN, with amino-acid sequence MQLSNVLSLDCTKSAVPCSSKKRALELISEIAATHLDQNPQPLFECMLNREKLGTTGIGNGIAIPHGRISNSDHAIAVLIQCQEPIDFDAIDGQPIDLLFALLVPEEQCKEHLSTLASMAEKLGNKKICKQLRNATTDQELYDILIDEE; translated from the coding sequence ATGCAACTGAGTAACGTATTGAGCTTGGACTGCACCAAAAGTGCAGTCCCTTGCTCCAGTAAAAAACGCGCGCTAGAGCTCATCAGTGAGATCGCGGCAACACATCTTGATCAAAATCCGCAGCCATTATTTGAATGTATGCTCAATCGTGAAAAATTGGGTACCACAGGTATTGGTAACGGTATCGCGATCCCTCATGGCCGAATCAGTAACAGTGATCATGCGATCGCAGTACTTATTCAATGCCAAGAGCCTATCGATTTTGATGCTATTGATGGTCAACCTATTGACCTCTTATTTGCACTTTTGGTACCAGAAGAGCAATGTAAAGAGCATTTATCGACCCTTGCAAGCATGGCTGAAAAACTTGGAAATAAGAAAATTTGCAAACAATTACGCAATGCAACAACGGATCAAGAACTGTATGACATACTGATTGATGAAGAATAA
- the mgtE gene encoding magnesium transporter: protein MADVLEQDQTHHTLQEVNKALENGMFVHVRRLLQDMEPEDIAHLLEASPPKERQVLWQLTDPEEQGEILDELSEDVKDGIVSQMEPEKLAAVTEGMESDDVAYVLRSLSDERYQEVLAQMDATDRRRIEKALAYPEDTAGGMMSTDFITIRGDVTADVVLRYLRMRGELPEATDSLYVVDEKQILIGHLSLSTLITTQPDIKIKDVMEDADEAIAVDMADSEIANIFERRNWISAPVVDANNHLVGRITIDDVVDLIREEAEHSMMSMAGMDDDEDTFAPVLKSAKSRSIWLGVNVLTALAAASVSNMFEHTLQQMATVAVLMTIVPSMGGVAGNQTVALVIRGLAVGHIGDSNTRWLLSKEARVGLINGLVWALIIGLVVFIWKGSLILGAIMAGAMLANLFIAGVAGVLIPIGLKKLKIDPALAGGMALTTCTDIVGLMVFLGLATIFITP, encoded by the coding sequence ATGGCGGATGTATTAGAACAAGATCAAACCCATCACACACTCCAAGAAGTCAACAAAGCCCTTGAAAATGGCATGTTTGTCCATGTTCGCCGGTTACTCCAAGATATGGAGCCGGAGGATATTGCTCACCTGTTAGAAGCCTCGCCACCGAAAGAACGTCAAGTCTTATGGCAATTGACCGATCCGGAAGAGCAAGGTGAGATCCTTGATGAACTTTCTGAAGATGTAAAAGATGGCATCGTCTCGCAAATGGAACCAGAAAAACTGGCAGCCGTTACCGAGGGGATGGAAAGTGATGATGTCGCATACGTACTTCGTAGCCTCTCTGATGAGCGTTACCAAGAAGTATTGGCACAAATGGATGCCACCGATCGTCGTCGTATTGAAAAAGCACTCGCCTATCCGGAAGATACCGCCGGTGGGATGATGAGTACCGATTTTATTACCATTCGTGGTGACGTAACTGCTGATGTAGTATTACGTTATTTACGTATGCGTGGTGAACTCCCTGAAGCAACTGATTCATTATACGTTGTTGATGAAAAACAAATTTTAATTGGACATCTTTCACTATCAACCTTGATCACTACTCAACCTGACATCAAAATTAAAGATGTAATGGAAGATGCTGATGAAGCGATTGCCGTTGATATGGCAGACAGTGAAATAGCCAATATTTTTGAACGTCGAAATTGGATATCAGCCCCTGTTGTTGATGCGAATAATCACCTTGTCGGCCGTATTACTATCGATGACGTGGTTGACTTGATCCGTGAAGAAGCGGAACACTCAATGATGTCGATGGCGGGTATGGATGATGACGAAGATACCTTTGCGCCAGTATTAAAATCGGCTAAAAGTCGTAGTATTTGGTTAGGTGTCAATGTACTAACAGCATTAGCAGCAGCCTCTGTTTCCAATATGTTTGAACACACTTTACAACAGATGGCGACCGTTGCGGTATTGATGACAATCGTTCCTTCTATGGGAGGGGTTGCGGGTAACCAAACCGTCGCTCTGGTTATTCGAGGTCTTGCTGTCGGTCATATCGGTGACTCCAATACTCGCTGGCTACTGAGTAAAGAGGCACGAGTCGGACTAATTAATGGCTTAGTATGGGCATTAATTATTGGGTTAGTGGTCTTTATCTGGAAAGGTAGTTTGATACTTGGTGCCATTATGGCTGGAGCCATGTTAGCCAACCTATTTATTGCTGGTGTTGCTGGTGTATTAATTCCAATTGGGCTTAAAAAGCTAAAAATTGACCCCGCACTGGCAGGTGGTATGGCACTCACAACCTGTACTGATATTGTTGGTTTAATGGTGTTCTTAGGCCTAGCGACAATCTTTATTACGCCTTAA
- the tldD gene encoding metalloprotease TldD, with the protein MLDQSGLGRDELHNILGLIATRDVDYADIYFQSCWHESLVLEDSIIKDGSFNIDRGVGIRAVAGEKTGFAYSDQINLLALTQSAKAARGIVRQGGNGKVHTFAPMASSGIYSPINPLGSFDKYQKIALLEEIDRYIRTKEPLVTEVSASINGVYEEVLVAALDGTYAADIRPLVRLSITVLVEKGDKRERGSAGGGGRYGYETFLTEDSTGKSQAIFFADEAIRQALVNLEADAAPAGTMPIVLGAGWPGVLLHEAVGHGLEGDFNRKGSSMFAGQIGQQVTSPLCTIVDDGTLVNRRGSINIDDEGTPAQHNVLVEGGKLKGYMQDKLNARLMSVAPTGNGRRESYAHLPMPRMTNTYMLPGEHTPEEIIASVKNGIYAPNFGGGQVDITSGKFVFSASEAYLIENGKVTRPIKGATLIGSGIEAMQQVSMVGNDLDIDRGVGVCGKAGQSVPVGVGQPTLKIDSMTVGGTE; encoded by the coding sequence ATGCTAGACCAATCTGGTCTTGGTCGTGATGAATTGCATAACATTCTTGGCTTAATTGCTACTCGTGATGTTGATTATGCTGATATATATTTCCAGTCATGCTGGCATGAGTCGTTAGTTTTAGAAGACAGTATCATTAAAGATGGCTCGTTTAATATTGATCGTGGTGTCGGTATTCGTGCTGTTGCGGGTGAGAAAACAGGTTTTGCTTACTCAGATCAAATTAATTTATTAGCACTGACACAAAGTGCAAAAGCGGCTCGCGGTATTGTTCGTCAGGGCGGTAATGGCAAAGTACATACTTTTGCGCCGATGGCATCTTCTGGTATTTATTCACCAATCAATCCATTAGGTAGTTTTGATAAATACCAAAAAATCGCCTTACTTGAAGAAATTGATCGCTACATTCGCACTAAAGAACCGCTAGTAACTGAAGTTTCAGCTAGCATTAACGGTGTCTACGAAGAAGTATTAGTCGCTGCATTAGATGGCACTTATGCCGCTGATATTCGTCCATTAGTTCGATTATCAATTACAGTCTTAGTGGAAAAAGGCGATAAACGTGAACGTGGTAGTGCTGGTGGCGGTGGTCGTTATGGCTATGAAACGTTTTTGACTGAAGATTCTACCGGTAAAAGCCAAGCGATCTTTTTTGCCGATGAAGCGATTCGTCAAGCATTAGTTAACCTTGAAGCCGATGCAGCTCCAGCTGGCACTATGCCAATAGTACTAGGCGCTGGTTGGCCCGGCGTGTTATTGCATGAAGCTGTGGGTCATGGGTTAGAAGGGGATTTTAACCGTAAAGGCTCATCAATGTTTGCAGGCCAAATTGGGCAGCAAGTCACTTCTCCATTATGTACTATTGTTGATGATGGTACGTTGGTTAATCGTCGTGGTTCAATTAACATTGATGATGAAGGTACGCCAGCGCAACACAATGTACTTGTTGAAGGTGGTAAGCTTAAAGGCTATATGCAAGATAAGCTCAATGCCCGCTTAATGAGCGTCGCACCGACAGGTAACGGTCGCCGTGAGTCTTATGCGCATTTACCAATGCCACGTATGACTAATACCTATATGTTACCGGGTGAGCATACGCCTGAAGAAATCATTGCTAGTGTTAAAAATGGTATCTATGCGCCAAACTTTGGTGGTGGTCAGGTTGATATTACTTCGGGTAAGTTTGTATTCTCTGCGTCAGAAGCATATTTAATTGAAAACGGTAAAGTAACCCGTCCAATTAAAGGTGCAACCTTAATCGGCAGTGGTATAGAAGCAATGCAGCAGGTATCGATGGTCGGTAATGACCTTGATATCGACCGTGGCGTGGGTGTGTGTGGTAAAGCCGGACAAAGCGTACCTGTTGGCGTTGGTCAACCAACCTTGAAAATTGATTCAATGACCGTTGGTGGTACTGAATAA
- a CDS encoding HPr family phosphocarrier protein, whose amino-acid sequence MTISRELFIRNRLGLHARAAIKLVELAQSFSAIITITNGDNSATADSVMGLLMLDSAQGQKIMVSAEGRDAKSALIAISNLIEAGFDEEN is encoded by the coding sequence ATGACCATTAGTCGCGAATTATTTATTCGTAATCGTCTCGGGCTTCATGCCCGAGCGGCCATAAAACTGGTTGAATTAGCCCAAAGTTTTTCTGCAATAATTACGATCACTAATGGTGATAACAGTGCAACGGCAGACAGTGTCATGGGATTATTAATGCTCGACTCAGCCCAAGGTCAGAAAATCATGGTTAGTGCTGAGGGTCGAGATGCAAAATCAGCATTAATAGCCATTTCAAACCTAATTGAAGCTGGGTTTGATGAAGAAAACTAA
- the rapZ gene encoding RNase adapter RapZ — protein MRLMVVSGRSGSGKSVALRVLEDLGYYCVDNLPVHLLSQFVNDIANSEQDIAVSIDIRNMPPHQGELEVIFNNLPSDVDINVIFLDADDKELVKRFSETRRLHPLSRHNMSLEQAIQSEAILLGELKEHADLVIDTTNSSIHDLSETVRARVLGREARELVLVFESFGFKHGLPSDADYVFDVRFLPNPHWVPELKPQTGLDQGVKDFLAAHAEVNKLNYQLRNFIETWLPMLEKNNRSYVTVAIGCTGGQHRSVYIAQQLADYFTQQGQQVQVRHRTLENYK, from the coding sequence ATGAGGTTAATGGTTGTTAGTGGCCGTTCAGGTTCAGGTAAATCTGTCGCGCTACGCGTACTTGAAGATTTAGGCTATTACTGTGTTGATAACCTTCCTGTTCACTTACTGTCGCAATTTGTAAATGACATTGCTAATAGTGAGCAAGATATTGCCGTTAGCATCGACATTCGTAATATGCCACCGCATCAAGGTGAACTTGAGGTTATTTTTAACAATTTACCCAGTGATGTTGATATCAATGTTATTTTCCTTGATGCCGATGATAAAGAATTAGTTAAACGCTTTAGTGAAACTCGACGTTTACACCCGCTTTCTCGCCACAATATGAGTCTTGAGCAAGCAATTCAATCAGAGGCCATTTTACTCGGTGAACTCAAAGAGCATGCCGATCTCGTCATTGATACCACCAATAGTTCAATTCATGATTTAAGTGAAACCGTTCGAGCCAGAGTCCTTGGCCGAGAAGCGCGTGAATTAGTACTCGTTTTTGAATCTTTCGGTTTTAAACATGGCCTCCCCTCAGATGCTGATTATGTGTTTGATGTCCGCTTTTTACCAAACCCACACTGGGTACCAGAGCTCAAACCACAAACAGGTCTTGATCAGGGCGTCAAAGATTTTTTAGCCGCTCACGCTGAGGTTAATAAACTTAACTACCAATTACGTAATTTTATTGAAACATGGCTACCAATGCTCGAAAAGAACAATCGTAGTTATGTTACTGTCGCGATTGGCTGTACAGGAGGTCAACATCGCTCAGTCTATATAGCCCAACAACTGGCTGATTATTTTACCCAACAAGGTCAACAAGTGCAGGTACGTCACCGCACATTGGAAAATTATAAATGA
- a CDS encoding carbon-nitrogen hydrolase family protein: protein MTKIGVVQMNSGTDPERNLSQIKKFMQGLQLQGAKLVVTPENSVVFGSKADYQRWAEPLGSGPLQQQLSQYSQQLGLWLLIGSMPILQADGSITTTSVLFDDQGKIHAHYNKMHMFDVNVADKHHSYRESDTFKAGDDIKVINTPFGKLGLSICYDLRFPQLYGELRQQGADIIIIPAAFTKLTGRAHWEILVRARAIETQCWVVAAAQSGDHSETRETWGHSMIVDPWGQVVACQQQGTGVLTANVDLQLAHKIRTNMPVADHARLVFSHIQ from the coding sequence ATGACAAAGATTGGTGTAGTACAAATGAACTCAGGCACTGATCCTGAGCGTAACCTGAGCCAAATAAAGAAGTTTATGCAAGGGTTACAACTACAAGGCGCTAAATTAGTTGTTACTCCTGAAAATAGTGTTGTTTTTGGTAGTAAAGCAGATTATCAACGTTGGGCTGAGCCATTAGGCAGTGGTCCATTGCAGCAACAATTATCCCAGTATTCGCAGCAATTAGGGCTTTGGCTACTAATTGGCTCAATGCCGATTTTACAAGCGGATGGTAGCATAACGACAACCTCGGTATTATTTGATGATCAAGGTAAGATCCATGCTCATTATAATAAAATGCATATGTTTGATGTTAATGTTGCTGATAAACATCATAGTTACCGAGAGTCTGATACCTTTAAAGCGGGCGATGATATTAAAGTGATTAATACTCCTTTTGGTAAATTAGGTTTATCGATTTGTTATGATCTTCGTTTTCCACAGCTTTATGGTGAGTTACGTCAGCAAGGTGCTGATATTATTATTATTCCGGCCGCATTCACTAAGTTGACTGGACGGGCTCATTGGGAAATATTAGTCCGCGCTCGTGCGATTGAAACCCAATGTTGGGTCGTTGCAGCTGCACAATCGGGTGATCACAGTGAAACGCGAGAAACATGGGGTCATTCAATGATTGTTGATCCATGGGGGCAAGTGGTTGCTTGCCAACAACAAGGTACGGGTGTTCTGACAGCAAATGTTGATTTACAATTAGCACATAAGATCCGTACTAATATGCCAGTGGCTGATCATGCCCGATTAGTGTTCAGTCATATTCAATAA